Proteins encoded by one window of Salmonirosea aquatica:
- a CDS encoding MBL fold metallo-hydrolase: MTITFLGTGTSQGVPVIACDCVVCRSLDYRDKRLRVSVWIEVDGKSFVIDTGPDFRQQMLRARVRHLDAVLFTHQHKDHTAGLDDVRAFNFSQQKDMPLYGRQSVLNQIKAEFSYAFSEHRYPGTPRLQLHNIENEPFEVEGTPVIPIEVMHHQLPVFGYRIGDFAYITDANYISETELKKLAGTQVLVLDALQRESHLSHFTLSQALALIDRLNIPTAYLTHLSHRMGLHGAVEAELPPNVHVAYDGLQLVV; encoded by the coding sequence ATGACCATTACGTTTCTTGGCACTGGCACGTCGCAGGGGGTACCCGTTATCGCCTGCGACTGTGTCGTTTGCCGGTCGCTTGACTACCGGGACAAACGACTGCGGGTGTCGGTATGGATCGAGGTAGACGGTAAATCGTTCGTGATTGACACCGGACCTGACTTCCGCCAGCAGATGCTCCGGGCGCGGGTCCGGCACCTGGACGCAGTGCTGTTCACTCATCAGCACAAGGACCATACGGCCGGACTCGATGATGTGCGGGCGTTCAATTTCTCGCAGCAAAAAGATATGCCTCTGTACGGAAGGCAGTCGGTTCTGAATCAGATCAAAGCCGAATTTTCGTACGCCTTTTCCGAGCATCGCTATCCGGGTACCCCCCGTCTTCAGCTTCACAACATCGAGAACGAGCCTTTCGAGGTAGAAGGTACCCCCGTTATTCCTATTGAGGTCATGCACCACCAGTTGCCGGTTTTTGGCTATCGGATCGGCGATTTTGCTTACATCACCGACGCCAACTACATCTCAGAAACCGAACTCAAAAAACTGGCAGGAACGCAGGTACTCGTACTGGACGCCCTTCAGCGCGAGTCGCACCTTTCTCATTTTACGCTCTCTCAGGCACTGGCACTTATCGATCGCCTGAACATTCCTACCGCCTATCTAACCCACCTTAGCCATCGTATGGGCCTGCATGGTGCCGTGGAAGCCGAACTCCCCCCTAATGTGCACGTGGCCTACGATGGATTGCAGCTTGTTGTTTAA
- a CDS encoding response regulator, translated as MSYTKRVLIAEDSSVIQNLARKILEFQNYEITAVKNGEQVLQLLEKENFDIILLDINMPIMDGMECARQIRELGDPKKAKTPIVAITGNAKNYTDEDFKEAGFNDALMKPLNFDRLVEVVANLTE; from the coding sequence ATGTCGTACACCAAACGCGTACTGATCGCCGAAGATAGCTCGGTAATCCAGAACTTAGCCCGCAAAATACTCGAATTCCAAAATTACGAGATTACTGCCGTCAAAAATGGCGAGCAGGTTTTGCAACTTCTCGAAAAGGAAAATTTCGATATTATTCTGCTCGATATCAACATGCCCATTATGGATGGCATGGAGTGCGCCCGCCAAATCCGGGAACTGGGTGATCCTAAGAAAGCAAAAACTCCCATTGTGGCCATTACCGGTAATGCCAAAAACTACACCGACGAAGACTTCAAAGAAGCAGGTTTCAACGATGCCCTGATGAAGCCTCTGAACTTCGACCGTCTGGTGGAAGTAGTGGCGAATCTGACCGAATAA
- a CDS encoding DUF1684 domain-containing protein encodes MKKVLFACLLTGFAFMGCMVRAQGFEQEIRQHREAYKNEFLTTANSPLGAPDLAYLRFYEPDSGYRLRAKFVATPASEPFAMLTYSGQRKQYVKYGELQFELQGKRDTLSVYQSLDLRRLPQYRDYLFVPFKDLTNGEGTYGGGRYLDFTIKDIQGSTSLLDFNKAYNPYCAYAEGYNCPIPPQENHLSARIEAGEMNFGKEH; translated from the coding sequence ATGAAAAAGGTACTTTTTGCCTGCCTTCTGACTGGCTTCGCCTTTATGGGTTGTATGGTGCGTGCTCAGGGCTTCGAACAAGAAATCAGGCAGCATCGGGAAGCGTACAAAAATGAGTTTCTGACTACTGCCAACTCACCATTGGGTGCCCCTGATCTTGCGTACCTAAGATTTTACGAACCCGATTCCGGTTACCGGCTTCGGGCAAAATTTGTCGCCACGCCCGCAAGCGAGCCCTTCGCGATGCTCACTTACAGCGGTCAGCGCAAGCAATACGTCAAATACGGCGAATTACAATTTGAGTTGCAAGGCAAACGGGACACGCTCAGTGTCTATCAAAGCCTGGATTTGCGCCGCCTGCCCCAGTACCGCGATTATCTGTTTGTACCCTTCAAAGACCTGACCAATGGTGAAGGTACCTACGGCGGCGGGAGGTACCTCGATTTCACCATAAAAGATATTCAGGGGTCTACCAGCCTGCTCGATTTCAATAAAGCCTATAATCCCTATTGCGCCTACGCGGAAGGGTACAATTGTCCGATTCCGCCCCAGGAGAACCATTTGTCCGCCAGGATCGAAGCAGGCGAAATGAATTTTGGAAAAGAGCACTGA
- a CDS encoding response regulator produces MIADQTRLLQILSNLTSNALKFTENGAVKIEVKLIRKTGKKNLIKVEVYDSGIGISEEDQKRLFTSFTQLDNSSQKSYGGTGLGLVISQQLCRLMNGDIGVVSHTGEGSMFWFTFEARETAIAPASVVENEEEAFIDNVFESYHPFILLVDDNIVNRKVASEILKKAGCVVDTAESGFEAIEKVEQVYSSAEGYYDIIFMDIQMPDMDGVETTQKLHERYPKGLPPIVAMTAYSMKEDRDRFMNQGMDDYVAKPIRAQHLIGKVQELIGKSSDRPMGEKQRALAQETILPVLDRDIVNQLKQIGGKELVMSVFDDFVNESNELVGESLTAYEQKDIATVKSHLHTLKGSAGTVGVMQVAEIAREAEGRLKTNDTSTLAKALPELQLAYGRFLESYKDCLNEWL; encoded by the coding sequence GTGATTGCCGATCAGACCCGCCTGTTGCAGATATTGTCTAACCTGACCTCCAACGCGCTGAAGTTTACGGAAAACGGTGCGGTGAAAATTGAAGTGAAACTGATTCGGAAGACAGGCAAGAAGAATTTGATTAAAGTGGAGGTATACGATTCCGGCATCGGTATTTCGGAAGAGGATCAGAAAAGACTTTTTACCTCCTTCACGCAGTTGGACAATTCGTCGCAGAAATCCTACGGCGGCACGGGACTGGGGTTGGTGATTTCCCAGCAGTTGTGCCGCCTTATGAATGGCGACATCGGCGTGGTATCCCATACGGGCGAGGGGAGCATGTTCTGGTTTACGTTTGAGGCCCGGGAAACCGCCATCGCCCCGGCCTCCGTTGTGGAAAATGAAGAAGAAGCCTTCATCGATAATGTATTCGAATCCTACCATCCGTTCATTTTGCTGGTGGACGACAATATCGTGAACCGGAAAGTTGCCAGTGAAATTCTTAAGAAAGCGGGTTGCGTGGTGGATACCGCCGAAAGTGGTTTTGAGGCAATCGAGAAAGTTGAACAAGTATATTCTTCGGCTGAAGGCTATTACGATATCATTTTTATGGACATCCAGATGCCAGACATGGATGGTGTTGAAACTACCCAGAAACTTCATGAAAGGTACCCGAAAGGTCTTCCACCCATTGTGGCCATGACGGCCTATTCGATGAAAGAAGACCGTGACCGTTTCATGAATCAGGGCATGGACGATTACGTGGCCAAACCCATTCGGGCCCAGCATCTGATCGGCAAGGTACAGGAACTGATCGGCAAGTCCAGCGACCGGCCTATGGGTGAAAAACAGCGCGCTCTGGCCCAGGAAACGATCTTGCCCGTGCTGGATCGGGATATTGTAAATCAGCTCAAACAAATAGGGGGCAAAGAGCTGGTGATGTCGGTATTTGACGATTTTGTCAATGAATCGAACGAATTAGTTGGAGAATCCCTGACTGCTTACGAGCAGAAGGATATCGCTACGGTTAAGAGCCATCTGCATACGCTCAAAGGCAGTGCCGGTACGGTAGGCGTGATGCAGGTAGCCGAAATTGCCCGCGAAGCCGAAGGCCGACTGAAAACCAACGATACCAGCACCCTGGCTAAGGCGCTGCCCGAGTTGCAACTGGCTTATGGAAGATTCCTGGAAAGCTATAAGGATTGCCTGAATGAATGGCTTTAA
- a CDS encoding PAS domain S-box protein: MQTIESSTDWQSVTTTLDHLNLIGITLDLDLTILGVSPYVPRKTGWQATDLVGKNMLEMLIPESEREEIQDLLEDGIYRGIKLEQREIPLLAKNGSRRTVTINSVLIKDDEGIPSEFILIGDDITRRLRMESALSKSNSQLQDLVDNTSDLIQLITLDGKFIFVNRAWREVLGYSVDEIASMSLSDILHPQFRDETLDQLRRIQKGEEVPYFETVFLSKSGRKIFLTGSVNCRYDHGSPSAFRCILHDFTEKIRAERAQNLYYSIANWTISTQNLDELYNNIHQELGKIIDVKNFFIALYDQSKSYLYFPYYIDEYFQGLRFTKRRLGNGLTEYAIASNRPLFLYKEDIQKLAKTNSLYLYGTTPEVLLCVPLRIGDRVTGIIGVKSYDNPNTYDARDLELLEFISGQVALAIARKQSEEELSKYAARLNAIFDSSSHLIWSVNKSMQLTSFNRNYSDLMESQIKTVPALYVSTEKLGWRLVGPENRRYLENRYRQAFRGELQYFELKLDTRDGSEMWLEFYLNPILYTGGVIEEVSGIARDVTRRKQAEISLRQSEEVFRGIFENLQDIYCRMDRQGIITMISPSVFKRTGYTPDEVMGKHITEFFFDKKLIHRALIKLRRDGSLRNVEGSLRVKDGSIRQFMFNMLMFTDEQGRPSEVAVLARDITALKRNELELLKAKEQAERSLKVKEGFLANMSHEIRTPMNGVIGMIDLLINTRLNDEQRDYIQTIKRSSETLLHILNDILDLSKIEAGKMALHEMPLSLKELMEKLVSLFGQTARNKHNTLTYTLAPNCPRM; this comes from the coding sequence ATGCAAACTATAGAATCGTCCACCGACTGGCAATCCGTCACCACTACCCTCGATCATCTCAATCTGATCGGGATTACCCTGGATCTGGATTTGACCATTCTGGGTGTAAGTCCCTATGTGCCGCGCAAGACAGGATGGCAGGCCACCGACCTGGTGGGGAAAAATATGCTGGAGATGCTGATTCCCGAATCGGAACGGGAAGAAATCCAAGACTTGCTGGAAGACGGTATTTACCGGGGTATCAAGCTGGAACAGCGTGAAATCCCGCTGTTGGCCAAGAATGGCTCCCGGCGCACGGTGACGATCAATTCGGTACTGATCAAGGATGATGAGGGAATCCCAAGCGAGTTTATTCTCATAGGCGACGATATTACGCGCCGGTTACGTATGGAGTCGGCGCTCTCCAAATCCAATTCCCAATTGCAGGATCTGGTAGATAATACGAGCGATTTGATTCAGCTTATTACCCTGGATGGAAAATTCATCTTCGTAAACCGCGCCTGGCGCGAGGTGCTGGGCTACAGCGTAGATGAAATTGCTTCCATGAGTCTGTCGGATATTCTGCACCCGCAGTTTCGGGATGAGACGCTTGACCAACTCAGGCGGATTCAGAAAGGGGAGGAGGTACCCTACTTCGAAACGGTATTTCTGAGCAAAAGCGGACGCAAGATATTCCTGACGGGTAGTGTCAACTGCCGCTACGACCACGGTAGCCCCTCCGCTTTCCGCTGTATTTTGCACGACTTCACCGAGAAAATCCGGGCTGAGCGGGCGCAGAATCTCTATTACAGCATTGCCAACTGGACCATAAGTACCCAGAATCTCGACGAATTATACAACAACATTCATCAGGAACTGGGTAAGATTATCGACGTCAAGAATTTCTTCATCGCCCTCTACGACCAGTCCAAGAGCTACTTGTATTTTCCCTACTATATAGATGAATACTTCCAGGGCCTCCGCTTCACCAAGCGGCGCCTTGGCAATGGCCTTACCGAGTACGCCATCGCTTCCAACCGTCCCTTGTTTTTGTACAAAGAGGACATTCAGAAACTGGCCAAAACCAACAGTCTGTATCTCTACGGCACTACGCCGGAGGTACTCCTGTGCGTGCCGCTTCGCATCGGCGACCGCGTGACGGGTATTATTGGAGTGAAGTCATACGATAATCCCAATACCTACGATGCCCGCGATCTCGAACTGCTCGAATTCATCTCAGGGCAGGTAGCGCTGGCCATTGCCCGAAAGCAGAGTGAAGAAGAATTGAGCAAATATGCCGCCCGGCTGAATGCTATTTTTGACAGCAGTTCTCACCTGATTTGGTCGGTGAATAAGAGTATGCAACTGACTTCCTTCAACCGGAATTACTCCGATCTGATGGAGAGCCAAATCAAGACGGTACCTGCTCTGTACGTCAGCACCGAAAAGCTGGGCTGGCGGCTGGTGGGGCCCGAAAACCGCCGCTATCTGGAGAATCGCTACCGGCAGGCATTCCGGGGCGAGTTGCAGTACTTCGAACTGAAACTCGATACGCGCGATGGTTCGGAGATGTGGCTTGAGTTTTACCTGAACCCTATCTTGTACACCGGGGGGGTGATCGAAGAAGTGTCAGGCATCGCGCGGGACGTGACGCGCCGCAAGCAGGCCGAGATTTCCCTACGGCAGAGCGAGGAAGTGTTCCGGGGAATCTTCGAGAACCTGCAGGATATTTACTGCCGAATGGACCGGCAAGGTATCATCACCATGATCAGTCCCTCCGTATTCAAGCGTACCGGCTACACGCCGGATGAGGTCATGGGCAAACATATCACTGAGTTCTTTTTTGACAAAAAACTAATCCACCGTGCCCTCATCAAGTTACGCCGCGACGGTAGCTTGCGCAACGTGGAGGGTAGCTTGCGCGTGAAAGACGGGAGCATCCGTCAGTTTATGTTCAATATGCTGATGTTCACCGATGAGCAGGGGCGGCCGTCGGAAGTGGCTGTGCTGGCTCGTGATATTACCGCGCTCAAACGCAACGAACTCGAGCTTCTGAAAGCCAAAGAACAGGCTGAGCGTTCGCTGAAGGTGAAAGAAGGGTTCCTGGCCAATATGAGCCACGAGATACGTACCCCCATGAATGGCGTGATCGGGATGATCGACCTGCTGATCAATACCCGTCTCAACGACGAGCAGCGTGACTATATCCAAACCATCAAACGCTCATCTGAAACACTCCTGCACATCCTGAATGACATTCTGGACCTCTCAAAAATCGAGGCGGGGAAAATGGCGCTGCACGAAATGCCACTTTCGCTGAAGGAACTGATGGAAAAACTGGTGTCACTATTTGGGCAGACGGCGCGCAATAAGCACAACACGCTGACCTATACTTTGGCCCCGAACTGCCCGCGTATGTGA
- the rsmA gene encoding 16S rRNA (adenine(1518)-N(6)/adenine(1519)-N(6))-dimethyltransferase RsmA, with the protein MKVRAKKHLGQHFLRDQAIAQRIVDSLIPHQDYTRVLEIGPGMGVLTQYLLSKDDFETHVIEVDHESVAYLKEHFPTLSPRIIEGDFLRWQLSQLTDEKVAIIGNLPYNISSQIFFRVLEQRDQVPEVVCMLQKEVARRIASPPGNKEYGILSVFLQAFYDIEYLFSVPPGAFDPPPKVNSGIIRLLRNQTARLDCDEKLFFRVIKTGFNQRRKTLRNALKPLGVELDSPYLDQRAEQLSVEDFVKLTKLVEKAMG; encoded by the coding sequence ATGAAAGTTCGCGCAAAAAAACACCTTGGCCAGCATTTCCTTCGTGATCAGGCGATTGCACAACGCATTGTAGACAGCCTCATACCGCATCAGGACTACACCCGAGTACTCGAGATCGGGCCGGGCATGGGCGTGCTAACTCAGTACCTTTTGTCCAAGGACGACTTCGAAACCCATGTGATCGAGGTAGATCACGAGTCGGTGGCGTACCTGAAGGAGCACTTTCCTACCCTGTCGCCCCGTATCATCGAGGGTGATTTTCTGCGTTGGCAGCTTTCTCAACTCACCGACGAAAAGGTGGCTATTATCGGAAACCTACCCTATAATATTTCCTCGCAAATTTTTTTCCGGGTACTCGAGCAACGCGATCAGGTACCCGAAGTGGTATGTATGTTGCAGAAAGAAGTAGCCCGGCGCATCGCTTCCCCGCCCGGCAATAAGGAGTACGGCATTCTCAGCGTATTTTTGCAAGCCTTCTACGACATCGAGTACCTGTTCAGTGTCCCCCCCGGGGCGTTCGACCCGCCACCTAAGGTGAATTCGGGGATCATCCGGCTCCTGAGGAACCAAACCGCCCGACTGGATTGTGACGAAAAACTATTTTTCCGGGTCATAAAAACGGGCTTCAATCAGCGCAGGAAAACGCTCCGCAATGCCCTGAAGCCACTCGGCGTAGAATTGGACTCACCCTACCTCGACCAGCGCGCCGAACAGCTGAGCGTGGAAGACTTTGTAAAACTTACGAAGTTGGTGGAGAAGGCAATGGGGTAG
- a CDS encoding four helix bundle protein: protein MYIHTFEKLEVWQLSRKLAVDIYKLCSGFPKEEMFGLSSQLKRAVISIASNIAEGTSRTSGKDKAHFSTVAFASLMEVLNQLIIANDLGFLDAEKLTELRVSINEISNKLNALRKSQMSS, encoded by the coding sequence ATGTATATCCATACATTTGAAAAGCTTGAGGTTTGGCAATTGAGCAGGAAACTGGCTGTCGATATTTACAAGCTATGTTCGGGTTTCCCCAAAGAAGAAATGTTTGGTTTATCCAGTCAGCTCAAAAGAGCTGTAATATCAATTGCTTCAAATATCGCTGAGGGCACTTCACGGACTTCTGGAAAAGACAAGGCGCATTTTAGCACAGTGGCATTTGCAAGTTTGATGGAGGTACTTAACCAGTTGATCATTGCCAACGATTTAGGTTTTTTAGATGCAGAAAAACTGACCGAATTAAGAGTAAGCATTAACGAAATAAGCAACAAGCTCAATGCTTTGAGAAAATCTCAAATGAGTTCATAG
- the mgtE gene encoding magnesium transporter, which produces MAFELTKEYLDHIEELIEKQDSTTLKAEMEGMFPADVTGILYEIDTEQAKYLVSQLDTEVGAEILAALDTDERKDFLKSFTSEEIARYVNEFDSDDAVDLLNEQPIRVREEVIALLEDREQARFILDLLHYDEDVAGGLMQKELVKANVNWNMNQCIEELRKQAEDVEKVYAVYVVDDNDKLLGLLSLKRIVLAHKNTKVENLYDKDIIYVETYRPAEEVAELMQRYDLDVIPVVNVQGRLLGRITIDDVVDVITEQASSDTLAMAGITGDVEEDDTVWEQTKARLPWLLVGMMGGILAAKFIGFFEGDLKVVPAMAAFIPIIGSTGGNVGIQTSSIILQSLADKTGLNTDVWHRLARMFGVAFINGIIISIIVFGFNLLIGNEFRLAVVVSSALLSVVFLASFMGTVTPLLLEKLGINPAVASGPFITTANDLIGYGVYFGLAHMLLGL; this is translated from the coding sequence ATGGCTTTCGAACTTACCAAGGAGTACCTTGACCACATAGAAGAACTGATTGAAAAACAAGATTCGACTACCCTGAAAGCCGAGATGGAAGGCATGTTTCCGGCTGACGTCACAGGTATCCTCTACGAGATCGATACCGAACAGGCCAAGTACCTGGTCAGTCAGTTGGATACCGAAGTAGGAGCGGAGATTCTGGCCGCGCTGGACACCGACGAACGGAAGGATTTTTTGAAAAGTTTCACTTCCGAAGAGATTGCCCGTTACGTCAATGAATTCGACTCCGACGATGCAGTGGATTTGCTCAATGAGCAGCCTATCCGGGTACGCGAGGAAGTCATTGCCCTTCTTGAAGACCGCGAACAGGCCCGGTTTATTCTGGACTTGTTGCACTATGATGAAGACGTAGCTGGTGGACTGATGCAAAAGGAGTTGGTGAAAGCCAACGTCAACTGGAACATGAACCAGTGCATTGAGGAGCTCCGCAAGCAGGCTGAGGACGTGGAGAAAGTCTACGCCGTGTATGTGGTGGACGACAACGATAAGTTACTCGGGCTGCTCTCGTTAAAGCGTATCGTGCTGGCCCACAAAAACACCAAAGTTGAGAATCTGTACGATAAAGACATTATCTACGTCGAAACCTACCGGCCCGCCGAGGAAGTAGCTGAACTCATGCAGCGCTACGACTTGGATGTGATTCCGGTAGTGAATGTGCAGGGCCGTCTATTGGGCCGCATCACCATCGACGACGTGGTGGATGTGATTACCGAACAAGCCAGTTCAGACACCCTCGCGATGGCCGGTATCACGGGTGACGTGGAGGAAGACGACACCGTATGGGAACAAACCAAGGCCCGCCTGCCGTGGCTACTCGTAGGCATGATGGGCGGTATCCTGGCCGCCAAGTTTATCGGGTTCTTCGAAGGCGACCTGAAAGTGGTACCTGCCATGGCGGCCTTCATCCCCATTATCGGCTCCACGGGCGGGAATGTGGGGATTCAGACCTCTTCCATCATTCTGCAAAGTCTGGCCGACAAGACGGGTCTCAATACGGATGTCTGGCATCGCCTGGCCCGGATGTTCGGCGTAGCTTTCATCAATGGCATTATCATTAGTATTATCGTTTTCGGCTTTAATCTACTGATTGGGAACGAATTCCGCCTGGCGGTGGTGGTTTCCAGCGCTTTACTGTCGGTAGTATTCCTGGCTTCGTTCATGGGTACCGTGACGCCGCTGTTATTGGAAAAGCTGGGCATCAACCCGGCGGTTGCCTCCGGGCCGTTCATTACCACCGCCAATGATTTGATCGGCTACGGCGTGTACTTCGGGCTGGCACATATGCTACTGGGGTTGTAA
- a CDS encoding VOC family protein: MGNTEKLNFTGIDHPAVAADDVEVLSRWYCEVLGYEQWFYHPTGSPQGKPVCMLKAPDGSLLEVMPKDGTLRQERTTWTPGWSHLAFRVTDLDEAIRLLDQKNIQWTGEIINAIGGGKVRNALDCEGNMIQILERGSLTRES; encoded by the coding sequence ATGGGAAATACAGAAAAACTGAATTTTACAGGAATAGATCATCCGGCGGTTGCCGCCGACGATGTGGAGGTACTCAGCCGCTGGTACTGCGAGGTACTGGGCTACGAGCAATGGTTTTACCATCCTACGGGTAGCCCTCAGGGGAAGCCAGTCTGCATGCTGAAAGCGCCCGATGGTAGCTTGCTCGAAGTTATGCCCAAGGACGGTACCCTCCGTCAGGAACGTACTACCTGGACGCCCGGTTGGTCGCATCTGGCCTTTCGGGTGACTGATTTGGACGAAGCCATTCGCCTTCTCGACCAAAAAAATATCCAATGGACCGGAGAAATCATCAACGCCATCGGTGGCGGCAAAGTCCGTAACGCGCTTGATTGCGAAGGCAATATGATTCAGATCCTGGAAAGAGGCAGTCTGACTCGTGAGTCCTGA
- a CDS encoding sialate O-acetylesterase: protein MNQRFLKKLSGGCLGVLLAFYLTASAPTVPRKLDLILLIGQSNMAGRGKVDAASTPNNDQIWVMNAQNEWVMAHDPLHFDKPGIAGVGPGLAFAQKWLEINPKKNIGLIPCAVGGSGIDDWQVGAKHAQTGIFPYDAMLKRVKEAQKQGKIKAILWHQGESDSSPAKNKVYEAKLTEFFGRLRKDLHAPKTPIIMGTLGDFFVDKNPNAAQINEIITNYPKNHRQVYAVSSAGLIHKGDTTHFDTQSARDLGIRYAEKLWEIQKN, encoded by the coding sequence ATGAACCAACGCTTTTTGAAAAAACTATCCGGAGGCTGCCTGGGGGTACTCCTTGCCTTTTACCTGACCGCTTCGGCACCGACGGTACCCCGAAAGTTAGATCTGATTCTGCTCATCGGGCAATCCAACATGGCAGGTCGGGGAAAAGTGGATGCCGCCTCCACGCCCAACAACGACCAGATTTGGGTTATGAACGCGCAGAATGAGTGGGTAATGGCTCATGATCCCCTACATTTCGACAAACCCGGAATTGCCGGGGTAGGTCCCGGCCTGGCCTTTGCCCAAAAATGGCTGGAAATCAATCCGAAGAAAAACATAGGCTTGATTCCCTGTGCGGTGGGCGGTAGCGGCATCGACGACTGGCAGGTAGGAGCCAAACATGCCCAAACGGGTATTTTTCCTTACGACGCCATGCTCAAACGAGTGAAAGAAGCGCAGAAACAAGGGAAAATCAAAGCAATTTTGTGGCATCAGGGCGAATCGGACAGCAGTCCGGCAAAAAATAAGGTATATGAAGCTAAACTCACCGAATTTTTCGGTCGCCTGCGCAAAGACCTACATGCTCCCAAGACTCCCATTATCATGGGTACCCTGGGTGATTTTTTTGTCGATAAGAACCCCAATGCCGCTCAGATCAACGAAATCATAACCAACTATCCCAAAAACCATCGCCAGGTCTACGCCGTATCTTCGGCGGGATTGATTCATAAAGGTGATACGACACATTTCGACACTCAGTCCGCGCGGGATTTGGGGATACGTTACGCAGAAAAACTATGGGAAATACAGAAAAACTGA
- a CDS encoding SDR family oxidoreductase, with protein MTLLDSFNLTGKTALVTGCKRGIGRAMAVALAEAGADIIGVSASLEIQNSEVEQEIKGLGRSFRAYQCDFNDRTALYAFINKVVEDYPVIDILINNAGTILRKPAHEHPDEYWDTVLETNLTAPFILSRELGKKMIERGSGKIIFTASLLTFQGGINVPGYAASKAALGSLVKALSNEWAIKGVNVNAIAPGYISTDNTEALRNDPDRSASILGRIPAGRWGTPDDFKGATVFLASEASRYVHGTILTVDGGWMGR; from the coding sequence ATGACACTACTCGATTCATTCAACCTAACCGGCAAGACCGCACTGGTGACAGGCTGCAAAAGAGGAATTGGTCGCGCTATGGCCGTTGCGCTAGCCGAAGCGGGCGCTGATATCATCGGGGTATCGGCCAGTCTGGAAATTCAGAACAGCGAGGTGGAACAGGAAATAAAAGGATTGGGACGTAGCTTCCGGGCCTACCAGTGCGATTTCAACGATCGGACAGCACTTTACGCTTTCATCAATAAGGTAGTGGAAGATTATCCCGTCATTGACATTCTGATCAACAATGCGGGTACCATATTGCGTAAACCCGCCCATGAGCACCCCGATGAATATTGGGATACCGTGCTGGAAACCAACCTGACCGCCCCCTTCATTCTGAGTCGGGAATTAGGAAAAAAAATGATTGAACGCGGATCGGGCAAAATCATATTTACGGCTTCACTACTCACCTTTCAGGGGGGAATTAACGTGCCCGGCTATGCTGCCAGCAAAGCGGCGCTGGGCAGCCTGGTGAAGGCATTGTCCAACGAGTGGGCCATAAAAGGCGTAAATGTCAACGCCATTGCCCCTGGCTATATCAGCACCGACAACACCGAAGCGCTTCGCAACGACCCTGACCGCAGTGCCTCCATCCTGGGACGGATTCCTGCCGGGCGCTGGGGTACCCCCGACGATTTCAAAGGCGCAACCGTATTTTTGGCTTCAGAAGCATCGCGCTACGTGCACGGGACTATCTTGACGGTCGATGGTGGCTGGATGGGGCGGTAA
- a CDS encoding single-stranded DNA-binding protein — protein MNSVKLMGNVGREVNVREFEGGKVATFSLATSDTYTNRNQEEVTSTSWHNVVAWGKLAQQCEQLLSKGKFISVEGKLNYRQYQNREDQTVRITEIVAYKIEEVARKMVA, from the coding sequence ATGAACTCAGTAAAATTAATGGGCAACGTAGGACGCGAAGTGAACGTCCGGGAATTTGAAGGTGGTAAGGTGGCGACATTCAGCCTGGCGACCAGCGACACGTACACCAACCGCAATCAGGAGGAAGTGACCAGTACCTCCTGGCACAATGTGGTGGCTTGGGGTAAGCTGGCCCAGCAATGCGAGCAACTACTCAGCAAAGGAAAATTTATCTCGGTAGAAGGCAAGCTCAACTACCGCCAGTACCAGAACCGTGAGGATCAGACGGTGCGGATTACTGAAATCGTGGCTTACAAAATCGAGGAAGTAGCCAGAAAGATGGTAGCATGA